A single genomic interval of Nocardia bhagyanarayanae harbors:
- a CDS encoding monooxygenase family protein: MRVSRMTVDLSGYPDLVVVYLGMRVRRPRGMVRLLGLGPKLYRSHRDRPDGLLLHEDVVWGLFPPHWGARQYWRDLDSLERWTRSEPHREWWARFLKDSGGTGFWHEAYFARGGIDAMYDDMAPATGMARFAPVVASRGPMFSTRGRVHGEKSKVAPVISESSYYRNEYE, from the coding sequence ATGCGGGTGAGCAGGATGACCGTGGATTTGTCCGGGTATCCGGATCTCGTCGTCGTGTACCTCGGGATGCGGGTGCGGCGGCCGCGGGGGATGGTGCGGCTGCTGGGGTTGGGGCCGAAGTTGTATCGGTCGCATCGGGACCGGCCGGACGGGCTGCTGCTGCACGAGGACGTCGTGTGGGGGTTGTTTCCGCCGCACTGGGGTGCGCGGCAGTACTGGCGCGATCTGGACAGCCTCGAGCGGTGGACGCGGTCCGAGCCGCACCGGGAATGGTGGGCACGATTCCTGAAGGACTCGGGCGGGACGGGGTTCTGGCACGAGGCCTACTTCGCGCGCGGCGGCATCGACGCGATGTACGACGACATGGCGCCCGCGACGGGGATGGCTCGGTTCGCCCCGGTGGTCGCCTCCCGCGGACCGATGTTCTCCACGCGCGGACGGGTGCACGGCGAAAAATCGAAAGTCGCGCCGGTGATCTCCGAAAGCTCTTATTACCGAAACGAATACGAGTGA
- a CDS encoding ANTAR domain-containing response regulator, whose translation MSTTAGGAGAKKDAGAKRVVVAEDEALIRMDLVEMLTEEGYQVVGEAGDGQQAVDLAVEHRPDLVIMDVKMPRRDGIDAAAEIASKRVAPVVILTAFSQRDLVERARDAGAMAYLVKPFTKSDLVPAIELAASRFHEITALEGEVANLADRLETRKLVERAKGVLMQTQGLSEPQAFKWIQRTAMDRRTTMKAVAEVVLENLAPK comes from the coding sequence ATGAGCACTACTGCAGGGGGCGCCGGCGCGAAGAAGGACGCCGGGGCGAAGCGGGTCGTCGTCGCCGAAGACGAGGCGCTCATTCGGATGGATCTGGTCGAGATGCTGACCGAAGAGGGTTACCAGGTCGTCGGCGAGGCGGGCGACGGCCAGCAGGCGGTGGATCTCGCGGTCGAGCACCGGCCCGATCTGGTGATCATGGATGTGAAGATGCCGCGCCGCGACGGTATCGATGCCGCCGCCGAGATCGCGTCGAAACGCGTTGCGCCGGTGGTGATTCTGACCGCGTTCAGTCAGCGGGACCTAGTGGAGCGGGCGCGGGACGCGGGCGCGATGGCCTATCTGGTGAAGCCGTTCACCAAGTCGGATCTGGTGCCCGCGATCGAGCTGGCGGCGAGCCGTTTCCACGAGATCACCGCGCTGGAGGGCGAGGTCGCGAATCTGGCCGATCGGCTGGAGACCCGCAAGCTGGTGGAGCGGGCCAAGGGCGTGCTGATGCAGACGCAGGGTTTGTCCGAGCCGCAGGCTTTCAAGTGGATTCAGCGGACCGCGATGGATCGCCGGACTACCATGAAGGCGGTCGCCGAGGTGGTGCTGGAGAACCTGGCGCCGAAGTGA
- a CDS encoding branched-chain amino acid ABC transporter substrate-binding protein produces the protein MDTAGKEVPKTDPAKAADPAGDGKATCAPGTAVAMAGALTGPDAALGINIVNGVKLALDQHNKANPGCKIELKQFDTEGDPQKATQVIPQIVNDRSIIGLVGPAFSGETKATGQILSDAGLVAVTSSATNATLTQNGWTTFFRGLANDDVQGPSVAKYLVSTANYKKVCVVQDNTDYGVGLAKSVTEGLGAAADPACAASIKKGDKDFSATVTKIAAAAPDAVFFSGYYAEGAPLAQQLKSGGVKAVFVGPDGVNDPQFISQAGSAAKGANLTCPCGPAPEKFAKDYEALNGQAPGVYSVEAYDLTTILAKGIDGGKVTRPDLLEFVRSYDGPGLARNYKWSPNGELANAQIWIYEVK, from the coding sequence GTGGACACCGCGGGCAAGGAAGTGCCGAAGACGGATCCCGCGAAGGCGGCCGATCCGGCGGGTGACGGCAAGGCCACCTGTGCTCCCGGTACCGCCGTCGCCATGGCGGGCGCGCTCACCGGCCCGGACGCGGCGCTCGGCATCAACATCGTCAACGGCGTGAAGCTGGCGCTGGATCAGCACAACAAGGCGAATCCGGGCTGCAAGATCGAACTGAAGCAGTTCGACACCGAGGGCGATCCGCAGAAGGCGACCCAGGTGATCCCGCAGATCGTCAACGATCGGTCGATCATCGGCCTGGTCGGTCCGGCGTTCTCCGGCGAGACCAAGGCGACCGGCCAGATTCTGAGCGACGCGGGCCTGGTGGCGGTGACCTCCTCGGCGACCAACGCGACGCTGACCCAGAACGGCTGGACCACCTTCTTCCGCGGCCTGGCCAATGACGACGTGCAGGGCCCCTCGGTGGCGAAGTACCTGGTGAGCACCGCGAACTACAAGAAGGTGTGCGTGGTGCAGGACAACACCGATTACGGTGTCGGCCTGGCCAAGAGCGTGACCGAGGGCCTGGGCGCCGCCGCCGATCCGGCGTGCGCGGCCAGCATCAAGAAGGGTGACAAGGACTTCTCGGCCACCGTCACCAAGATCGCGGCGGCGGCGCCGGACGCGGTCTTCTTCTCCGGCTACTACGCCGAGGGCGCGCCGCTGGCGCAGCAGCTGAAGTCCGGTGGCGTGAAGGCCGTGTTCGTCGGCCCGGACGGTGTCAACGACCCGCAGTTCATCTCGCAGGCGGGTAGCGCGGCCAAGGGTGCGAACCTCACCTGCCCCTGTGGCCCGGCTCCGGAGAAGTTCGCCAAGGACTACGAGGCGCTCAACGGGCAGGCGCCCGGCGTCTACTCGGTGGAGGCCTACGACCTGACCACGATCCTGGCCAAGGGCATCGACGGCGGTAAGGTCACCCGCCCCGATCTGCTCGAATTCGTCCGCTCCTACGACGGTCCGGGTCTGGCCCGTAACTACAAGTGGAGCCCGAACGGCGAATTGGCCAACGCGCAGATCTGGATCTACGAGGTCAAGTAA
- a CDS encoding branched-chain amino acid ABC transporter permease codes for MTASALAGVAHLADGSIDFDYQAVVDQFWRLTVDGVTYGSIYALVAVGYTLVYGVLRLINFAHSEIFMLGMFGQLIGLMLFGFAASPDVYNQGVLLTVVYIGLAMIVGMLVSGGAAVGLERVAYRPLRKRGAKPLAFLITAIGMSFVIQEFVHFILPKINPDLGGTNAQQPIQLVEATTQFSFGGADVTNIAILIVVAAVVLAIATEMLINRTKFGRGIRAVAQDPDTATLMGVSRERVIMLTFLIGGVLAGAAATLYAIKIPPAIIYSGGFILGIKAFSAAVLGGIGNLRGALLGGLILGVVEQYGQILFGSEWRDVVAFVVLVVVLMVRPTGILGESLGRARA; via the coding sequence ATGACAGCATCAGCACTGGCCGGCGTGGCACACCTCGCCGACGGCTCGATCGACTTCGACTATCAGGCAGTGGTCGATCAATTCTGGCGACTGACCGTCGACGGAGTTACCTACGGTTCCATCTACGCCTTGGTAGCGGTGGGCTATACCCTGGTCTACGGCGTACTTCGGCTCATCAATTTCGCCCATTCGGAAATATTCATGTTGGGCATGTTCGGTCAGTTGATCGGACTGATGCTGTTCGGTTTCGCCGCCAGCCCCGATGTCTACAACCAGGGCGTGCTGCTGACGGTCGTGTACATCGGTTTGGCGATGATCGTCGGCATGCTCGTCTCCGGCGGCGCGGCGGTCGGACTGGAGCGGGTGGCCTATCGCCCGCTGCGTAAACGCGGGGCCAAACCGCTGGCCTTCCTGATCACCGCGATCGGCATGTCGTTCGTGATCCAGGAGTTCGTGCACTTCATCCTGCCGAAGATCAATCCCGATCTCGGCGGCACGAACGCCCAGCAGCCGATCCAGCTCGTCGAGGCGACAACGCAGTTCAGCTTCGGCGGGGCCGACGTCACGAATATCGCGATCCTCATCGTGGTCGCCGCGGTGGTGCTCGCGATCGCCACCGAAATGCTCATCAACAGAACGAAATTCGGCCGCGGCATCCGCGCCGTGGCGCAGGACCCGGACACCGCGACGCTGATGGGCGTCTCACGGGAGCGGGTCATCATGCTGACCTTCCTCATCGGCGGTGTGCTCGCGGGCGCGGCGGCGACGCTGTACGCGATCAAGATCCCGCCCGCGATCATCTACTCGGGTGGTTTCATCCTCGGAATCAAAGCGTTCAGCGCCGCGGTGCTCGGCGGCATCGGCAATCTGCGCGGCGCGCTGCTCGGTGGCCTGATCCTCGGGGTCGTGGAGCAGTACGGACAGATCCTGTTCGGTAGCGAATGGCGCGACGTGGTCGCCTTCGTCGTGCTGGTCGTGGTGCTGATGGTTCGCCCGACCGGCATCCTCGGTGAAAGTCTCGGGAGGGCCCGCGCATGA